From a single Paenibacillus sp. FSL R5-0345 genomic region:
- a CDS encoding ABC transporter permease yields the protein MSDGVEAILKNATRARESLDSSDTAPLSTKKSERSAVPIAWKSLLSDWGTGAIIPVVTIVLWQLAGSTGLISAQFLPTPLSIARAFTDLLVTGELTHHLGVSMGRAGIGFLIGGVLGLLFGVLTGLFRSVEYVLDPSVQVLRLVPHLAIAPLIILWFGFGEMSKVVIILTGSFFPLYINTFMAIRNVDNKLFEVSRVLGFSPYQKLRRLILPAALPGILLGLRLSLAVAWIGLVVAELIGSQSGIGFLINEAKQNSNTEVVFVGIIIFAIVGKLIDSLFRIIERKFLFWRDSYEG from the coding sequence ATGAGCGATGGAGTAGAAGCTATTTTAAAAAACGCTACAAGAGCACGGGAATCGTTAGATAGCAGTGATACTGCTCCTTTATCGACTAAGAAATCGGAGAGATCCGCGGTACCTATAGCATGGAAATCTCTACTGTCAGATTGGGGAACGGGCGCTATCATACCGGTGGTGACGATTGTTCTTTGGCAGCTGGCAGGAAGCACCGGACTGATCTCCGCGCAGTTTTTGCCGACTCCGTTGTCGATCGCCAGAGCGTTTACAGACCTATTGGTTACTGGAGAGTTAACTCATCATCTAGGTGTCAGTATGGGGAGAGCGGGAATTGGTTTTCTCATCGGAGGTGTTCTAGGCCTTTTATTCGGAGTCCTGACTGGTTTATTTCGCAGTGTGGAATATGTGCTAGATCCTAGTGTGCAGGTGTTGCGGCTTGTCCCGCATTTAGCTATAGCACCGCTGATTATTTTGTGGTTTGGCTTTGGGGAGATGTCTAAAGTAGTGATCATTCTGACAGGGTCATTTTTTCCACTCTATATTAATACGTTTATGGCCATCCGCAATGTGGATAACAAGCTGTTTGAAGTGTCTCGGGTGTTAGGCTTTAGCCCGTATCAGAAGCTGCGCAGGCTGATATTGCCGGCAGCATTACCCGGAATTTTGTTAGGATTGCGGCTGTCATTGGCTGTAGCATGGATTGGTCTTGTTGTAGCTGAGCTCATTGGTTCACAGTCCGGCATCGGATTCCTGATCAATGAGGCGAAGCAGAATTCAAATACAGAGGTTGTATTTGTAGGCATTATTATTTTTGCTATTGTCGGTAAGCTAATCGACTCTTTGTTCCGAATCATTGAACGCAAGTTCTTGTTCTGGCGCGATAGTTACGAAGGGTAA